From Desulfatibacillum aliphaticivorans DSM 15576, a single genomic window includes:
- the cmk gene encoding (d)CMP kinase, translating to MKKILVTIDGPAGAGKTTVSRAVALELGYTYVDTGALYRGLAVIVNQKGVDPNDDEALAAVCKELELSLIPEEDKTRVIANGEDITDKLRTPEISMTSSAVSARPLVREWLLGIQREFGEKGGAVFEGRDMGTVVFPNAEAKFFLHADPNIRARRRHQELLEKGLAVTEEDVAKDMEKRDKDDSSRAVAPLKPAEDAILVDSSQLNIEEAVWVILDWVKKKLK from the coding sequence ATGAAAAAAATATTAGTCACTATTGACGGGCCTGCGGGCGCGGGAAAAACCACCGTAAGCAGGGCGGTTGCGCTGGAATTGGGCTATACCTATGTGGATACGGGCGCCTTGTACAGAGGCCTGGCCGTGATCGTCAACCAAAAGGGCGTAGACCCCAATGACGACGAAGCCCTGGCCGCCGTGTGCAAGGAGTTGGAACTTTCCCTGATTCCCGAAGAAGATAAAACCCGGGTCATCGCCAATGGAGAGGATATTACAGATAAACTTCGCACCCCCGAGATTTCAATGACCTCCTCAGCCGTGTCCGCTCGACCCTTGGTCAGGGAATGGCTTTTGGGCATTCAGAGGGAGTTTGGAGAAAAAGGCGGCGCCGTTTTTGAAGGCCGCGACATGGGAACCGTTGTCTTTCCCAACGCTGAAGCCAAGTTCTTTTTGCACGCAGATCCCAATATCCGGGCCCGCCGCCGCCACCAGGAACTCCTGGAAAAAGGCCTGGCCGTGACCGAGGAAGACGTGGCCAAGGACATGGAAAAAAGGGACAAGGACGACTCAAGCAGGGCCGTAGCCCCCTTAAAACCAGCGGAAGACGCGATTTTAGTGGACAGTTCGCAATTAAATATTGAGGAGGCGGTCTGGGTCATCCTGGATTGGGTGAAAAAGAAATTGAAATAA